The genomic DNA CAGCACTAACTGGGTTAAACATGATTCCTTTTCAGTGAGTTTTAAGTGGTgatcaggatttttaaaaaataaataaaaaggtccgattttttaaaatttaaatcagattttttttatcatatgtattttaatcaaatgcttttggaataaaaatctatctagaggtagttttctatttaagatacattgataaccagccgtcccattaaagtgaatgggactgtcggtgtgttaacagcgggtcagaggaggagctgccgcgggacagagatgacagttgctctttaaaaattatgatttaaatcgagttgatttaaatcaagcctttttgttagtgatttaaatcaacgtgatttaaatcaaatccaccctggtgGTGATTTACTATTGGAATTATGATTAGAACATAGAATCTTAGGGCCGGAAGGGACCTCAGATGTTGCATAGTCCatctctgctcaaggcaggagaccttatacgaTTCTGCTCAAATGGTTGGTCTGGTCTATTCTTGAAAGCTCCAGTGATTCAGCaaccacaactccaggaggcaagctggttaattgttctgtcggaaaatttctcctcatttctagattggatctctctttaacaacctcccacccattactttttgtcctgccctcaccAAAAGCAAGATTTCCATTGCCAGATTTATATGTTCACAACAAAATGTTGATATGAAATCTATGTTTTACAACCAAATTCCCCCTATGGTTGCTGGGCCAGGATGACGCTGAGAAAAAAGGAGCTAtgttgtggtggcgcagtggttggaatgcggtactgcaggctacttctgctgactaccagcagtttgattctcaatggctcaaggttgactcagccttccatccttcatttTGACTAGGCATTATTGTTTTTGCAATGAGAATGGAGGCTTTGTTTACTGTTCCAAGGGAACAATGAAACCTCCACTCCGAAGAGCCTGACATGATATGGAATGATAGTGGTCATGGAGATGGCCTCTCGATACGAGAAAAGGGATTGCCATTCCCACAGAACCAAAAAGAGACATTTCAGGAGTTAACACCAGTGAGAAACTAGCTACTCTATAGTCTCAGAGTCAGTGCTATTGAGTTAGGAGTCAACGGGTTTAGTTGGAGAAGATCTCTTGAagagctgcagtggcgcagtagttagagtgcagtactgcaggctacttctgctgactgccagctgcctgcaatttggcagttcgaatcccaccaggttcaaggttgacttccatccttccaaggtgggtaaaatgaggactcagatcgttgggggcaatatgctgaggctgtaaaccgcttagagaagggctgtaaagcattgtgaagcagtatgtaagtctaagtggtattgctatgtCTACCTTATTTGAAAAACATCTCACAACACCCAAGGATCGTTGTGACACTAAAGACTGCTTGAAGGCCAATTGAAGCACATCAGAAGGGAATTTtcgaaagggaggagagggaggagaagagctCTTGTTGTGTTACCATCCCTGTTCTTCCCAAcacttgaggggaaaaaaatatctgtccaatattgtattttgggggggagggacaaAACAAGTGTCTTAAAGCTAGATAAGCTTTTTGAGACTCTCCTTTTAGCTCTTAAAACAACCTCACCCTGAACTGGACccatttttcttgtttcttgctGAAACAGACTTAAGCAGCTTAAGCCACTCATTTCACCACAAAAGCCAACCTGCCTATTGCACGGATATGAAGTCCCTCGGCCTAAGCGAAATGCTGAACAGGAAGGACTTGAAAAGGCTGTAAGCAGAACAAGCTCATCTTCTCCATTAATCTCCAATCCTTCCTACTAAAACAGGACTTGAACATTATATCATCCGCTGGCAGGATTCAGATCTGTATTTCcaatcggggggaggggggattggattgcatccaaaatgggccgcatggagactcttgggaggggcgggagggcctgccagtccttgcaactaccagttcagtgaaccagatgtaaaattaacataatCTTTCTCTTGGTTCCTTTGGAAAAAGGCTCTGCAGGTGGTGGGGAAAGCCCTTGTCCCATAATGGAGGGTCTTTTAAAAACCTGCCACGGTGTTGAAGCATCTTATGTAAATATTCCCACCTTTGCTTTGTGTAATACAGATTCTCCCCTACGTTATGTGGATATTGCTATTCCCTGCAACAACAAGGGAACTCAGTTGGTCTGATGTGGTGGGTGTTGGCTCCAGAAGTCCTATGAATGCATGGCGCCATTTCCCGTGAGCATCCACGGGAAGTTATGCCTGATAGCTCTATTTCTACCGAGACCCTGGAGAGATTGAAAAAGAGCAGGCTGCAGCTGAGAAAGCAGTTACTAAGGAGGAGTTCCAGGGTGGATGGACAGCACCTGCCCCTGAATTCACTGCACCTCCACAACCGGAGGTGTCTGATTGGTCTGAAGGGGTACAAGTGCCTTCTGTCCCAATTCAGCCCAACCCCACTGAGGACTGGAGTTCAGATTGCCACTGAAGACTGGTCTGCAGCTCCCACAGCTCAGGCTAGTGAGTGGGTTGGTACTGCCACAGAATGGCCCTGGTTAAGCAATAGCAATTCAAGAATGACAACTAAAGAATAAAATATCTtccttagtaaaaaaaaacaaaaaacctgccATATATGAAGGGGGGATGAACTGTTCAAGCAAGCAGAGGAAGAAAAGATTAGATGTTTTCTATCACTTCTAGAATGGCTTTGAACTTCATTAGGAGTTCAAATGGAGAATGATGGAGAATGAATGAAAAGCAGAGCTGAAGCACACAATCTACCCGCAACTCATGGCGCCCGGCAGGTTTCTTTACATACCCAAAGCTCCAAAGACCACGAAGTGATTTTCCCTGGGGTTGATGTGACGATCGTATGGCCGATTGCCATACATGTGTGCCATGCTGTTCACCAACCAACTGGCATTGAGGGTTGACGTGTAGCGGAGAATAGTCAACAGGTAGCTGATGAGAAAGCTTTCTCCCCAAAAATAccaaggaacaaaggaagggagCGCGAAGCACATTAGCACCACTGAGGTCTTGTAATATCTGAGAAGGAAAAATAATGCATTAATATACCAAGCTATGAAGCAGCATGGAAATCACAGCAGTCACTCTTGATTTCTACATTTTCAGTTAAGAAACTACTTGTGATACTGCTCTGGATGGCAAAAAAACAGCATCTAGTACTagagatggcgaacctttttggcaccaagtgcccaaaccagaatgtgtgtgcatgtgcccgcatcagagcaccagaaacttgaagaccagttggctagcgcacatggccattttgggggccattttcaggccatttttaggctagttttggggccgttttctagcaaaaaccagcctgaaaacagccctaaAAACAGCCCGGTTTATTGGCCATTCTTTGGGCCATGTCCAGGGCGTTTTCCAGCACTTCAGCACCTGCGAAGACCAGTTGAAAACcatgcgccagaaaccagaagagcagctggcaactgtttgcgtgcccacagagagggctatgCGTGCACCATTACGGATCTAGTAGCACCTTTTCCATttgacaaattttattaaaaggcatgaaCTTTCATGCTGTCAggtctctttttttgtttttgtaccGTGCAGTAACACAGCTTTCCTCTTTGAGACTGTTGAGTTTCATTCAAAAGCAGTCAACGTTCAAGTTTAAAATTGTGactgtaaaaaaaatctgaaacgcTGCCTTTTGATTCACGGAATTGAACGCTGTTGTGATCATTGTTGAACATTCTGGAAATTATAGGTTCGATTTTGGCTGATCACTTTCTAAACTGATAAACGATCTTGATGTATTTACTGATATACTGTAGGAAATGGATAATATGCagcaaataaaaagaataattcGACAGCAGAATTATAATGGCCAAGGCATTTTAGTctccagccaagcaataaagaTTTGTGCTCAATTACCAATTCAACAGCAGACAGAAATTGCAGCAGATGAATGAAAAAGAATTCAGCTGACATTATAATTCAGTCCCTGCAAAGCGCTTTTCCCACATCCTTTTCATTTCCTCTGCCTGCAATAACCCCTTGCTCACCTCCTCTGGAACATCACAATCTTGTCAGCTTTCAGGTCAGACAAGTCCAGCTTCTTTCCTTTTTCGATGACATCTGGGTGTTTGCGGACCAACAACCAGCCAATATGAGCAAAGAAAAAGCCCCTTTTTGCATTGTGGGGATCTGCATCCGTCTCAGAGAATTTGTGGTGCACACGGTGGTCTCTGGACCACTCATAAATATCATTCTAGACAAAGCAGGAGAATAATTTGAACAAGGTTTAAAAGTGGAAAGTTCTCAAGATTTACTCCCTGCCTATCCCTAAAGAATAGGGAAGAgggaaaatattaataatatgattattaattaaaataatactatttatataccatattttttggagtataagtcgcaccaagattttgaagaggaaatttaaaaaaaaaagtttttgcactctgcagacctcccaaaaatagcccACTTTTCGCGAAAACGGGCCATCTTTTcttccccccaaaagggcatgcgtagcctttaggaggcttgtagagtgctcttggggggtggcaaaaacaaacaaaaaacattgtttttcactcatttctgctttccacatcccccaggagctctctgcaacgctcctaaaggctatgcacggccattttggtgaaggtggcgcagtttcgggaggcaaaaaatgctgtattcagtgtataagacgcacccagattttcagcctcttttttgaggaaaaaaggtgcgtcttatactccaaaaatattgtACTATATTTTATACTAATATATATTAGTATATTATAAAATActaatattaatttaaaatattaatatttttattaattcttTACTCTagggcagggttgtcaaactcatcaGGCTGCCTCAAGGTTGTCTTTGACTTTTGGAGGGTCAGGGTAGGCGTGGCTAGCTccatgtcactcgtgtcaggggtgcctgtggtggcctgagcactttgccagtgaaaataagctcccgagctccattttcggctgcgatggcctcttgcaactttctgccagcgaaaacggagcttacGAGGGCTGCCTGCAGCCaacgcaagctccattttcactgtcatGAGCCatcgcaggccagtcctttgctgtttccatggcggccccgcgggccagatcgaAGCACTCCGTGGACGCTTTGACTTTAACACCCCTGCACTAGGGTAAGCAGAAAGTATCTcgttttaatttttaactttttattctattttaattgttttttgaaCTTCTGTTGTATTGGAAGCTGCCCAAAGCCGCTATATAGTGAGATGGGCGACATAGAAATCAATAAGTAATAATTTCCATTTGATCAAGTCGCAGGATGATGTTGGCTACCTGATAGTTGGTGACATTTGAGACAGCAGTGGCTGGTAGGTGGGCCATGTTCACACACTCAGTCAAAATGTTTTGAAGATTGACATGAATTTTAATGGAATGTAAATGCTAGTTTATAGCTAGCTCTAAGCCTAAATTAATGAAAAACTGAGTGAGCAAAACGCAAACTGGAAACTTGTTTATAACAATACAGGAGGAAGTTTTCATATTCTGCATGAGATGGCAAGTTCTACAATGGAATTCCAGAGTCATGCTTCTTACCTGAAAAGCCATGGAGTTGATTATGGCCAAGAATATTCGAAGAGGTACAGTGGCTTTGTAAGACCGGTGACTCCAAAGTCGATGTGCTCCAGCTGTAACTCCAAGACCACCCAAAATGAAGCACAAAACAGCTGTGGAAgataaaggggaggggggaaactgtCAAAAGGATATaacccagtggtgcaattcagccggttctatctggttcggccgaaccaatagtggtggcggcgggagactccgcccacccacctggatgtcatcacatccTGTTTTTTATGCccagcgcatgcgcggaaggtcctgcaTATGCGTGGAGGTGGCGCGTGCAAGTGAAGCAAgctcatatttgcgaaccggtagcgaaggtaaattgatttcacccctgatatatcTGATAGTAAAACTCAGGTATAGCTTTCATCACTCCAAAGAGACCCAATTAAAAAAACCTTGATTTAAAAAAGATATACTTCAGATGGAAGAAAGATTTCTGTTCAGCTAACTAACAATGCAACTTGGAAACTATCCCCTCTAGTGCACAGTTGTCTATGTTCTTTTTAGAGTCACTATCATTACAAAATCATACAAgatttttatatttcatattcctTGTGTAGGAATTTGATGTCTTCTATCACAGATGCTCAGAAATAAGTCCATTATCTATGGAACTCTAAGAGTCTGAACTGTATGACTATCATAAGCTACATGACGGAGTGTTGCTTTGATATCACAAATGATTAATTATCCCACTCCAAACCACTTTTCATTATATTATCATGCTAATTCATGCAAAGTAAGTACTCATGCCAAAGACAAAATTACAAAACTTCATGCCTAGTAATTCCTTAAGAGGGTTCAGATTTTATTCTTGCATAAATCAAGGCTTTTggagttttgtttgtttgtttgtttgtttgtttgtgactCACAAGGCAATCTATCTACTCAACTCAGCAGAAAGAGAGTTAGAAACATCTGTATCCTGACAATTTTAACTGCATCTCTTTACTCACTAGGCTTGGGCTGAAAACATTTGGAGTAAACCTGCAAAAGCTAAGATGCCTTTCTTTCAAATGAATACTGCAAACTTAAATTGATGCCACCATATCTCAACTACCTTGAGGGAGCTGAGGGACTGGGACAAAGTCTTCTTTCACACATCACAGATCTCCTCTACTCATAATCACTTGGAAAGAGGGGAGCACCATTCAAGGCTTGTGTAAGGGGTCTTTGAACATTCTGAAGAAACTGAGTGGTTatctttctttgtgtgtgtgtgtgtgttccagaataactctggaatgtctccagcaatttcaaccaaacttggtacacacggatgacttactctctggaaaaaatactgtgggggtaagacaccccctaATACCCCTtagggtgtgtgttctgctaagatacatcctgttgtgccttaaatggcttctactgtactgccgcagtggagttgccatggtaatgtctccacagtactccacaaggggctccatctggtaagggggaaaatcaaacattagaaattacgtttggttcggacattttcctcctataaataaatacccaggcaacgcagGGTTATCGGCTAGTGATTCATAAATAGGAAACACTGGGAATAGAATTCTAGATAATCCCCATCTTGCTACCGAAACAAGGGGCAGATGTCAATCAAGAAAGCCTTCATTTGACATTACTACTTTGGGGAACCATTGAGCAAATGGACATGCCAAGTCTGAGCACTGGATTTCAGCTGCAACTATTTTTTTATGAGCCTGAACCTTACATTAATGCCACTGGTTTGAAAATAAGCAAAAAgattttgccaagaaaaaaaagaaatcaggcaATATTATAATCGGCAACAATTCCTGTGTTCCTTTCCCGCACAACTTCCCAAGGTTACAAATTTTTCCAGGCTCACAGGATTCATTCAGTAAATATTGAAACATGCAAATTAATGTATAAAGAAATGCTTAATTAGCTATCTTTCTAATTACATCTGAATGCTGAATTAAATAGCGTtggattttaaaagcaaaaaattccaaaGCTTCCTGTTGCCAAACAACAAACTGAAAACCTCTATTATTGGTAAATTTTTGCAACACTTCATTCCAACCTATCCCACAAAAAACAGTTGTGTAGAACAAATAAATCTGGAAAAGAAGGAATCATCAGCAGTTCTCAGAATaaaaaaggtgaaggttcccctcgcacatatgtgctaatcgttcctgactctagggggcggtgctcatgttcgttttaaagccgaagagccagcgctgtctgaagacatctccatggtcatgtggccggcatgactaaacaccgaaggtgtacaaaaccctgttaccttcccaccaaaggtggttcctatttttctacttgcattttacatgctttcaagctgctaggttagcagaagttacgggagctcactccattacgcagcagtagggatttaaactgccaacctttctgatcgacaagctcagtgtcttagccactgagccatatccatacaaataaaacaaactggTTTAACAAGACACAGTTCAATTGTGAGACAATTGAAAACCATGCACTTAAGCTTGAAAAACCAAATGCATTGGTATAGACTAGGTGGTACcaggctcaatagtagtaactgtgagaaagaTCTAAATGTCCTACtggcattaacagaaggatagcatcaagatcgTGAGAAATGATGGTATCATTTTATACcgcactagtgaggccacactggaaatactgcatccagttctagtcaccatgacacaaaaagatgttgaaatcCTAGAAAGTGTACAGAGAAGAACAACGAAGTCAATTAaggatctggaggctaaatcacgGTTGAACAGTTGAGGCAGGTAAGAATATCTAGTCTATTAAAGAGAAAGATTAggatgataactgtcttccagtacttgatgagctgtcacagagaagggattgacttatactctgaaacagcgaagggcaggacaaaaagtaatgggtggaaacttgaagagagatccaacttagaagaCATTTTCTGATTCTGAGAACAATGAATCCAATGGGACAGTTTGGCTCTTAAGAGTTATGGGtagtccatcactggaagttttcaaaaataaactggacaaccatttgaccaggatgatttaaggtctcctgccttgagcagggggttgggctagaagatctccaaggctcTTCCAACCTTATGATTTTCTGTTCTCATTCTGCAAGTCCTAGGAAGGAAAAATCCTAAAGCTAGTGATTTATAAACTTTGTTTCATCCAGTTCATTCAACAGGCAGCACAAAGCACATTGCCCGTTTTATTTATAAGAAAGGGCATATTCCTTTTTTGGTCAGGAAAACAGACATTCAAAATGATTTACAGTATcttaaatgataaaaaaaatgataaccaaagtattaaaataaaaacataagaaaaagcaatctaaagaaaataaaccatgaacaagtgtcaaaataaaacatttcatttactttattaGGCCTTGACTGACACAGTACAAAACCAATAATATATAACGTGAATAATTAAAAActaaagaacaagaaaaagaacaaaaccaaGATGGTGATATGGTCAACTATCTATGGCTGTTTAAAAGCCTTCATTGTGGGCTAGGGAAGCAGATGGTTTTACATATCATATGGtggattattatttaaaaattcatatAACATTATAAATTTTAGAATATTTGTCAAGTCATAGTGCTGAAATCCCTGTAACAAAGGGGCCATTTATGCCTCTGTGGCTTAGAGAAAGTGTAGAAATTTAGGCTATCTTCAAGCCCCAGTTGGCTCTTTAAGATCATTG from Thamnophis elegans isolate rThaEle1 chromosome 15, rThaEle1.pri, whole genome shotgun sequence includes the following:
- the SCD gene encoding acyl-CoA desaturase, whose translation is MPSQFLQEEITPDISTMPAFTHITQNGVTHSEKVHPTYEQMGSEREMTDDIFDETYREKEGPKPAKRYVWRNIILMLLLHLTALYAIWFIPSAKLLTLAWAVLCFILGGLGVTAGAHRLWSHRSYKATVPLRIFLAIINSMAFQNDIYEWSRDHRVHHKFSETDADPHNAKRGFFFAHIGWLLVRKHPDVIEKGKKLDLSDLKADKIVMFQRRYYKTSVVLMCFALPSFVPWYFWGESFLISYLLTILRYTSTLNASWLVNSMAHMYGNRPYDRHINPRENHFVVFGALGEGFHNYHHTFPFDYSTSEYGWRWNFTTSFIDLMCFLGLASNCKKVAKGTVLARKIRTGDGSHKTG